The genomic stretch TCTTCGGTTTAATCGCAGGCACCCTGCGTTATGCGAAAGTTCCCGTTCTTTCTCAATTGATTGCAGTTCTCGTTGAAACGATCAGAAACCTCCCCTTGCTGTTAATTATTTTCTTTACGTTTTTTGCCCTTCCGGAAATTGGGATTAAGCTTGAAATTACAGCTGCTGCAATTACAGCACTAACGATTTTTGAATCCGCTATGCTATCTGAAATTATCCGAAGCGGACTGAAATCAATTGACAAAGGACAAATTGAAGCGGCGCGCTCCTCCGGGCTGAGCTATACACAGACCCTGTTCTTTATCGTTATGCCGCAAGCGCTTCGCCGCATGGTTCCGCCCATCGTAAGCCAGTTTATTTCTTTATTAAAAGATACATCGCTCGCTGTTGTGATCGCCCTGCCTGAACTGATTCACAACGCGCAAATTATTAACGGCCAAAGCGCTGACGGCAGTTATTTTTTCCCGATCTTTTTACTTGCGGCCCTTATGTATTTCGCAGTCAACTACAGCCTTTCACTCGCAGCAAGACGCCTCGAGGTCCGGCAAACATAGAAAAGGATACTCTTTGGAGAGTATCCTTTTTGCATTAAAACATTTTCGTAATTCTTCTTCTCATCCGCTTCATGCTTCGATTATTCAGCATGTCAGATTGAGTCGCCATTCGGTACACGAGAGCTCCGGCTCCCATTGCCAAAAGAGAAGTCATCGTCCGATTCATCCTGCGCATCTCCTTTCATGATTAAAAATTGATGCTGCGTTCATCCTCAGAAAACAAATCATCCAAGCTGCTTAACGTTCCGTCTTCTTCCACCTGATGAGTTGCAATCTTCCCTTTCGCCACTGTCAGTTCAATAAAACAGCCCCAGCAATAATATTGGTTCACGCCGATTTTGCCGATATCCTTACTTTTGCAATTCGGGCATATAAGCATACCTCACACCTCTATCCGTTCAGAACGATCTCGTCTTTCCGCACCTCGACAAGCGAATCCGCTCTTTGGATCTGGCGCTTGCTTCCCGCCAGGTCAGAAAAGAAACCGTCCGAGAGTTCATATGCTACGATTATGCCCCTGTCCAAACAAAAGTATACATCTTCCAGCATCCCCAATATATCCCCCTCTTGCGATTTCACAAGCTTCATCTTCATCTGCTCGTATGTGAAGCATGATTTCGGAAGAGGCAAAAGCTGTTCTGAACTGACCGAAGCCAATATGCGGTCATCAAAAATGGAAGAGATATCACACGCCCGTAATAGCGCATGATGATGATGCAAAAAGCGTTTTTGTGCAAGAATAAACCCAAGACAATCTCCTTTCAGAGAAAAACAAATATCGGAAATTGTCCCGAGATAACTAGAAGTTCGTTCTGAGTATACTGGGAATCCTTCTACTTCATGGCATGTTCTCAAAGTGTGATCAACCACCTTTTGTTGAACAGGCTTAGGTTTTGCTTTGCGCCTTAGACTCATACGATGAAATCAATTCCACTGCAAATGAAAAAAAACTCCCGCTTGCACGGGAGCATTTTATTGCTGTTCTTCTTTCATAAAATCGAATGGTGTAATGCCTTCCATGCCAATGTTGGCGTCGTGTACGCTGAACGGGAGCTCTTTTTGCAAAGCTTCAAGCTCGGCATCCATTTCCTCAACCTGTACGGACAGCCTGTTTTTCAAGGAGGTCTGTCTGACAGTTGCATCATTATTTTTCACGCCCCACTCCAGCGCCTCCTCTTCCCCGCATAAAATGAGAAATTTCTTCGCTCTTGTAATCGCGGTATAAAGAAGGTTTCTTCTGAGCATTCTATAATAGCCTTTCACAACAGGCAAAACCACAATCGGAAATTCACTTCCCTGCGATTTATGAATAGAACAGCAATACGCATGGGTAAATTGATTAAAATCTTTTTTCGTAAATGTCATTTCATTGCCGTCAAAAGAAACGACGGCCATGTCTTCTTTTTCTGTATTTTCCTTTGCATAAAATATCGACGTGATTTCGCCAATATCTCCGTTGAACACATTGTTTTCCGGCTGATTGACAAGCTGCAAAATTTTATCTCCGGTTCTGTAGACAACATCCCCGAACTTCAATTCTCTCCGTTTTTCTTTAGGAGGATTTAAAATGTCCTGCAGCATCACATTCAATTCATTAATGCCGGCTTTTCCTCTGTACATCGGAGCGAGGACCTGAATGTCCTTTGCTGTATAGCCTTTTTTCAATGCATTGGCGACAACCTTCTCAACTACTTCTTTGATTTGCGACCCGCCGCAGCGAATAAAGGAACGGTCCTTTGTCGGGGCAGTCAAATTGTTCGGCAGCAATCCATTTTTCATCTGGTGGGCAAGCTCGACGATTGATGACCCTTCTGCCTGGCGATAGATGTCTGTCAGTCTCACAGTCGGAATCACCTGGGATGCCAGCAGGTCTCTGAGCACTTGTCCCGGACCGACGGAAGGCAGCTGGTCTTCGTCTCCGACAATGATGATTTGTATATGATCAGGGATCGCCTTGAACAAATGATTCGCCAGCCATATATCAAGCATACTGGCTTCATCGATAATTAACAGCTTCCCTTCGATCGGCTGATCCTCTGTATGAGTAAAGCCTTCAGCGCCGTTCCAGCCAAGCAGCCTGTGTATCGTAACTGCAGGGAGTCCCGTTGATTCACTCATCCGTTTTGCTGCTCTCCCTGTCGGAGCGGCCAAAACAATCGGAAAAGCTTCATCCTTTTTATAAGCTGACGGGTCTAGTGACACACCGTGAAGCTCTCCGTAGAGCTCGACAATCCCTCTGATTACCGTCGTTTTTCCTGTTCCCGGGCCGCCTGTTAAAAGAAGCATCGGCGAGGAAAGGGCTTTTTGAATCGCTTCCTTCTGGCTGGGGGCATACTGAACGTCCATCCGTTCTTCCAGTTCTCCCAACGCGAGCAAAAACTCTGATTCGGGAAACTGGTTCTCATATTCGGTTTGGCTAGCGATATGTTTCACACGCTTTGCAACGTTTTGTTCTGCGTAAAACAGCGAAGGAAAATAACAGCGGCCATCTTCTATGACAATGTCTTTATTTTCTCCAAGGGCAATAATTGCGTTAGCGGCATCCATTTCTGTAATGCGCTGCCCTTCCCTTGCTGACTGGTTTAACAGTGATTGAGTGTCGATGATCAGCTGTTCCGTTTCTATGTACGTGTGCCCCTCTGACAGACAAGTCGTTTCAAGCGTGTACAAAATAGCAGCTTTTACCCGCTCAGGATGATTACCCGAAAGACCCATTCTGCTGCCCAGCTCATCCGCTTTTCCAAACCCGATGCCTTCTACATCCTTCACAAGCTGATAAGGATTTTCCTGAATCTTTTCAAGCGTCTCGGATTCATAGGCTTGATAGATTTTCATAGACAGCTGCGGGCCAAAGCCAAACTGATTCAAGGAAATCATGATTTGCTCCAGTCCCTGATGCCGCTGCAATGCGCCAGCCAGCGTGTCTGCTTTCTTTTTTGAGAGTCTGGGAACATCATAAAGCACTGAAGCATCAGCCAATATTTTATTAATGGCGCTGTCGCCCAGCTTTTTCACAATTTCTTCAGCTGTTTTTTTGCCGATCCCCTCGAATAAATCACTCGATAAATATTGAATGATGCCTTCCTTAGTCGTTGGAATCTCCTTTTTGAAATGCTCCGCCTGAAATTGGAGCCCGAATTTTGGATGGGTTACGATCTTTCCGTAAAACGTGTAGGTCTCTTCTTCTTGAAGCGCAGGGAAGTAGCCCGTCACGGATACGGCTTTATCTTCAATGGCTTCGGAGGTCTCTGTGACTTTCACTTTCAGAACCGTATATAAATTGGTGTCATTATGATAGATGACTGTGTTGACTGTCCCTTTTAAATAGGGCTCTTCCTCCAGTTTAAGCTGATCCGGATGCTGCTGCACGAGCTGTCCCTCCTCCTGTGCCTGTTATGATGGATCAATCAGTTTTTTAGCATGAAGCGCAAGCATATGATCTGGCTGGATATCGATTGCCTTGTCCAGCATTTCCAGCGCTTTTTCTCGGTTTTCTTTATAAGCATAAGTGACACCGGCATTATAAAATGCATCTGCATGCCCCGGGTCTTGCTCTGTCACAGCTGCGAATTGGCTGAGCGCTTCGTCCAGCATGCCCTCGTTGGCTAAGCACATCCCGAATTGAAAACGCGCTTCCGTATCGTTTTCATTCAGTTCGACTGCTCTTTGTAAATATGGCAGTGCAAGCTTAGGCTGTTCGAGCTTGACAAGTACCGTTCCGAGCATGTAAAACAGGTCGCCGTTTTCCATCCCCGCACGTAGCGCTTTTTCAAACATGTCTTTCGCTTCTTTGTACATTTCTTTTACAACATAGACATTTCCTGCTCCATAATAAGCAGTGGCTGCGCTACTGTCTAATTCAAGCGCTTTATCATAAAACGCAAGCGCACGTTCCAGCTCGTTTACGGATGAAAGAAGGTTGGCAAAATTGATATACGGAATCGCGTCTTCTTTATTTTCTTCAATCGCTTTTGTAAATGCCTCTGCCGCTTTCTCGTAATCGCCTTCCTGCATCGCCTCTATACCGAGTTGATTATAATCCACCGATCATCTTCCTTTCATTAAAAAACCCCAACTCAGTGTTGAGGTTTTTCATCTTTTATACGTACCACAATTTTGTTCCGTCTTTGTACACATCATCAATTGTCCCGCCGCCAAGGCATTCTTCGCCGTCATAGAAGACAACGGCTTGTCCCGGCGTTACAGCGCGGACTTGTTCATCAAAGATGACTTCCGCTTCACCTTCGCCAGTCATGCGCACTGTTACTTTATGATCCTCTTGGCGGTAACGGAATTTAGCCGTGCAGGAAATCTCTTCGCCCTTCATGATATCCGAACGTACCCAGCTGATATTTGTTGCTGTGATTTTGTCGGAATATAAAAGCGGGTTATGGAACCCTTGATCTACGTAGAGGATGTTCTTTTCAAGATCTTTGCCTACCGCAAACCACGGCTCGCCGCTTCCGCCGATGCCAAGGCCGTGACGCTGTCCGATCGTATAGTACATCAACCCGTCGTGGCGGCCTTTTACTTCGCCGTCCATCGTCATCATATCGCCCGGCTGTGCAGGGAGATATTGGCTGAGAAACGTTTTGAAGTTGCGTTCGCCGATAAAGCAGATGCCTGTACTGTCTTTTTTCGTCGCTGTTGCAAGTTCTGCTTCTTTGGCAATTTCACGCACACGGCTTTTTTGAAGTTCGCCGATCGGGAACATGACTTTGCTCAGCGTATCTTCTGTCAGCTGATTCAGGAAGTACGTTTGATCCTTGTTTTCATCAATGCCGCGCAGCATTCTGACTTTTCCGCCGCTTCTGTCTACTCTTGCATAGTGGCCAGTCGCTAAATAGTCGGCGCCAAGTGACAATGCATGCTCCAAAAAGGCCTTGAATTTAATTTCTTTGTTGCACAATACATCCGGGTTTGGTGTTCTGCCTGCTTTATATTCATCAAGGAAGTATTGAAATACCTTCTCATAATATTGCTTTTCAAAGTTTACGGCATAATACGGAATTCCGATTTGGTTGCAGACGCGGATCACATCTTCATAATCCTCTGTCGCCGTGCAAAAACCGTTTTCGTCCGTATCATCCCAGTTTTTCATAAAGATTCCGATTACATCATAGCCCTGTTCTTTTAACAGCAGGGCCGCCACAGATGAGTCTACTCCGCCGGACATGCCGACGACGACTCTTGTATCCTCCGGCCGTTTTTCCATTTCATTCACTCCAATTACTACGCCGCCTTATTATGTCAGCCGTTTGACAACGTCGGCCACATGTTTGGCAGCAGTTTTCACTTGCTCAGCCGTATTGCCGAGGCCGAAGCTGATTCGAATAGAGGACGTCAGCCGGTCACTCTCTTCGCCGAACATAGCAGTCAGAACATGTGACGGCAGGACTGAACCGGCCGTGCACGCTGAACCGCTGGAGACAGCGACACCAGCCATATCAAGATTAACCAGCAGCGCTTCCACTGACACACCGGGGAAATAAAGATTCAGAACATGCGGCAGACTATGCTCTTTGTCCCCGTTGACCTCGAATGCCACACCTGCATCTCTAAGCGTGTCGGCAAAGATTGCTTTAAACGATTGATACTTCTCGTTTTTTTCGTCACGTTCTTCACTTGACAGCTTGATCGCTTCTTTCAGCCCGACAATGCCTGGAACATTTTCCGTTCCGGCACGGCGTTTTCTTTCTTGCTCTCCTCCGAATAAAAGGGGTGAAAGCTTCACATCTTTACTAGCATATAAAAAGCCTGTCCCTTTTGGCCCGTTGAGCTTGTGCCCGGAAACAGACAGAAGGTCAATATGGCTGTTTTTCACATCAATTGGCAGCAACCCGAATGCCTGAACAGCATCGGTATGAAAATAAGCTTTGTGTTCCTTTAACAGCTCACCGATTTCTTCGATCGGCTGCACTGTTCCGACTTCATTATTTCCATACATCACTGTCACAAGGATTGTATCATCACGCAGTGCTTCTTTCACCTGTTTTGCACTGACTCTTCCATTTTGGTCAACGTCCAGATACGTTATGTCAAATCCGTCTCCCTCAAGTTTTTCACATGTGTGAAGCACGGCGTGATGCTCAATTTTTGTTGTGATGATATGTCTGCCAAGATCTTT from Bacillus subtilis subsp. subtilis str. 168 encodes the following:
- the glnP gene encoding glutamine ABC transporter (permease) (Evidence 1c: Function from experimental evidences in the studied genus; PubMedId: 1856180, 15849754, 16850406; Product type t: transporter) translates to MDFIGAYSQEHLAFLWDGFLVTLYVAFISIILSFFFGLIAGTLRYAKVPVLSQLIAVLVETIRNLPLLLIIFFTFFALPEIGIKLEITAAAITALTIFESAMLSEIIRSGLKSIDKGQIEAARSSGLSYTQTLFFIVMPQALRRMVPPIVSQFISLLKDTSLAVVIALPELIHNAQIINGQSADGSYFFPIFLLAALMYFAVNYSLSLAARRLEVRQT
- the yrzQ gene encoding hypothetical protein (Evidence 4: Unknown function but conserved in other organisms): MNRTMTSLLAMGAGALVYRMATQSDMLNNRSMKRMRRRITKMF
- the yrzR gene encoding hypothetical protein (Evidence 4: Unknown function but conserved in other organisms), which codes for MLICPNCKSKDIGKIGVNQYYCWGCFIELTVAKGKIATHQVEEDGTLSSLDDLFSEDERSINF
- the yrrD gene encoding hypothetical protein (Evidence 4: Unknown function but conserved in other organisms) produces the protein MSLRRKAKPKPVQQKVVDHTLRTCHEVEGFPVYSERTSSYLGTISDICFSLKGDCLGFILAQKRFLHHHHALLRACDISSIFDDRILASVSSEQLLPLPKSCFTYEQMKMKLVKSQEGDILGMLEDVYFCLDRGIIVAYELSDGFFSDLAGSKRQIQRADSLVEVRKDEIVLNG
- the recDB gene encoding 5'-3' helicase associated to SSB; exonuclease V (Evidence 1a: Function from experimental evidences in the studied strain; PubMedId: 3537961, 11557815, 21170359, 22720735, 24443534, 28527403; Product type e : enzyme); this encodes MQQHPDQLKLEEEPYLKGTVNTVIYHNDTNLYTVLKVKVTETSEAIEDKAVSVTGYFPALQEEETYTFYGKIVTHPKFGLQFQAEHFKKEIPTTKEGIIQYLSSDLFEGIGKKTAEEIVKKLGDSAINKILADASVLYDVPRLSKKKADTLAGALQRHQGLEQIMISLNQFGFGPQLSMKIYQAYESETLEKIQENPYQLVKDVEGIGFGKADELGSRMGLSGNHPERVKAAILYTLETTCLSEGHTYIETEQLIIDTQSLLNQSAREGQRITEMDAANAIIALGENKDIVIEDGRCYFPSLFYAEQNVAKRVKHIASQTEYENQFPESEFLLALGELEERMDVQYAPSQKEAIQKALSSPMLLLTGGPGTGKTTVIRGIVELYGELHGVSLDPSAYKKDEAFPIVLAAPTGRAAKRMSESTGLPAVTIHRLLGWNGAEGFTHTEDQPIEGKLLIIDEASMLDIWLANHLFKAIPDHIQIIIVGDEDQLPSVGPGQVLRDLLASQVIPTVRLTDIYRQAEGSSIVELAHQMKNGLLPNNLTAPTKDRSFIRCGGSQIKEVVEKVVANALKKGYTAKDIQVLAPMYRGKAGINELNVMLQDILNPPKEKRRELKFGDVVYRTGDKILQLVNQPENNVFNGDIGEITSIFYAKENTEKEDMAVVSFDGNEMTFTKKDFNQFTHAYCCSIHKSQGSEFPIVVLPVVKGYYRMLRRNLLYTAITRAKKFLILCGEEEALEWGVKNNDATVRQTSLKNRLSVQVEEMDAELEALQKELPFSVHDANIGMEGITPFDFMKEEQQ
- the yrrB gene encoding putative tetratricopeptide repeat family protein (Evidence 3: Putative function from multiple computational evidences; PubMedId: 11777911, 12594026, 18180259; Product type f: factor) codes for the protein MQEGDYEKAAEAFTKAIEENKEDAIPYINFANLLSSVNELERALAFYDKALELDSSAATAYYGAGNVYVVKEMYKEAKDMFEKALRAGMENGDLFYMLGTVLVKLEQPKLALPYLQRAVELNENDTEARFQFGMCLANEGMLDEALSQFAAVTEQDPGHADAFYNAGVTYAYKENREKALEMLDKAIDIQPDHMLALHAKKLIDPS
- the mnmA gene encoding tRNA-specific 2-thiouridylase (Evidence 1a: Function from experimental evidences in the studied strain; PubMedId: 12549933, 12756333, 9811540, 15044829, 17580114, 22720735, 25825430; Product type e: enzyme) — protein: MEKRPEDTRVVVGMSGGVDSSVAALLLKEQGYDVIGIFMKNWDDTDENGFCTATEDYEDVIRVCNQIGIPYYAVNFEKQYYEKVFQYFLDEYKAGRTPNPDVLCNKEIKFKAFLEHALSLGADYLATGHYARVDRSGGKVRMLRGIDENKDQTYFLNQLTEDTLSKVMFPIGELQKSRVREIAKEAELATATKKDSTGICFIGERNFKTFLSQYLPAQPGDMMTMDGEVKGRHDGLMYYTIGQRHGLGIGGSGEPWFAVGKDLEKNILYVDQGFHNPLLYSDKITATNISWVRSDIMKGEEISCTAKFRYRQEDHKVTVRMTGEGEAEVIFDEQVRAVTPGQAVVFYDGEECLGGGTIDDVYKDGTKLWYV
- the iscSA gene encoding cysteine desulfurase involved in U34 tRNA thiolation (Evidence 1a: Function from experimental evidences in the studied strain; PubMedId: 7496536, 10930739, 12682299, 17064282, 25825430; Product type e: enzyme), translating into MERIYLDHAATSPMDERVLEQMIPHFSGSFGNPSSIHSFGRESRKWVDEARAQIAAEIGAAEQEIIFTSGGTEADNLAIMGTALARKDLGRHIITTKIEHHAVLHTCEKLEGDGFDITYLDVDQNGRVSAKQVKEALRDDTILVTVMYGNNEVGTVQPIEEIGELLKEHKAYFHTDAVQAFGLLPIDVKNSHIDLLSVSGHKLNGPKGTGFLYASKDVKLSPLLFGGEQERKRRAGTENVPGIVGLKEAIKLSSEERDEKNEKYQSFKAIFADTLRDAGVAFEVNGDKEHSLPHVLNLYFPGVSVEALLVNLDMAGVAVSSGSACTAGSVLPSHVLTAMFGEESDRLTSSIRISFGLGNTAEQVKTAAKHVADVVKRLT